In Shewanella sp. MR-4, the genomic stretch AGTCATAGTGCTGCTCTAAACTCAGCAAGTCATTACGGATTTTGCCGTAAAGTTGCACACAGTTGATGCTAGCAAGTTTTGGATTGTTGTTTCTGGCTTGGATCCAATCGGATGTGGTGCGTTGTGGATCGCAATCCACCATGATGACAGAGGCACCACATTCAGTGGTGAGAAATACTGCGATATTTTGTGCGAGGCAACTCTTACCGCTGCCGCCTTTTTCGCCGCCGACTAACACTATCATGACGAATTCCTCAATGCTTAGGGTATCACTTGGGCGGCTGTTATAAGTGTCGAGCTTTTACCGCACCTTGTTGTCATAAATGAATGTAAACCCTATGTTAATTGAGGTCAATTAGCTGATTTTTGACGTTTTTTTATAAAATGTCGCGCGATTATTATTTGACGTTACAGTGACGTGTGCCGTTTATTTGACTCTTATATCGAGCAAAGATAAATGAGGCTGATTTGTGATTAATTACATGATTTAAAATGCTTTTGTGATTCTTTTGGGCGTATTTAAGTCAGCGTCACTACTTGAGTCGAGTGCAACGATTGCCTCAGTCTTAATTCTTATATTTCTTTTATGAATATAATTTTTGGTATTTATTCTTAAACATTATTGAAAACTTGTTCTTTGCTTTATGATTTTCAGTCGAAAGTTGTCTTGTTGCTGTTCTGTATGTCATCAAATTGCCACCTAATTCAGTTAGGATTTTCCTATTATGCCGTCTAATCACCTCGATTTTTCTACCATTCGTGAAGGGATGCCAAAATGGATATTAAAATGCTTATGCCTATTGAATTTGAGTTGGTTGAATCTGCACCTTTATTTCATGAGCTGCTGAATCTACGCGATGCTGCGGGGCATCCCTCTATCGGTGTGGAAATAGGGGAGGGTCATCCGTTACAGCCTTTATATTGGGTGTCGATTCGGGTGACTGGGGAACAAGAGAAAAACTCGCCGTCAATCATCGCGACCAGCTGCGTGTATGGCGGTAAGGCTAACCATTTGGCGATTGAGGACTTTATTGTTTTACCTGAATATCGCCATTTAGGCTTGGCCAGCATCATGTTAGAGCGGGTGATGACTTTCGTTGATGAGCATGCAACGCTTGGCACTTGCGTCAGTATTAATGTGCATGGCGAAGAGGAAAGGCTCTGTAGCGATTATGGTTTTGTGTATTCCCCCTGCGCCAATCTTGGGCCGAACATGCGAAAAATGTATCTTTAGCATTGCCATATTCAGGATAAGTTGACGGCTTATCCTGAATTATTGGGTCTGTATGGCGGCATTATCCGCTTAAGTAAGCTTTACTCGACACCTTTATCATAGATTTTAGTCGCTTGTTACCTATCTACTTCACTTAATCTGAGTCTATTGATTCGAATCATTAACTTTAGGCATTTGTCCGTCAATAGCGTAGCATCCACCTATTAGTGTGTTTTTTGTTTGAAGTGGTAATGCAATGGATCAACAACAGCTTATCGATGCCGTCAATCAGGTGATGCCCTTTGGCAAATATGCCGGTCGCCGCTTACTCGAATTGCCCGAACCCTATCTAGTGTGGTTTCATCAACAGGGGTTTCCGAAGGGAAAGTTAGGTGAGCAGTTAGCGCTGATTTATGAGGTAAAACTCAACGGCCTTGAGGGCATGTTAAAACCGCTATTGAAATGAGTTCCCTACTGAGCGATAAAAATCCTACTTTTGCGATAAGTGTTGTATTTCGTGATAGAGATTGGCGATTTATTACCTATGGCATGTTTTAATGCCGCATATTAGTAAAACACAAGGAACACAAGGAACAAAAGGCATGATGGCAAAATTGGTAAAATTAGCGGCTGTAGCAACATTAGCGTTAGGTATGTCAAGTGCTTGGGCACAGGGCGTCGTTCATGAAGGAACTGTGGTTGATACCATGAATGGTGGCGGCTACACCTATGTTCAAATTAAAGAAGCTGACAACACGTTTTGGGCCGCTGGCCCAGAAGCTGAAGTCAAGAAAGGCGATAAAGTGGCCGTGGTTGAGCAAATGTGGATGAATCAATTCACCAGCAAAACCTTAAACCGCACCTTCGACAAGCTGTTGTTTGTTGGTCAAATCGAGAAGAAATAATCGATGTCTTAGCAACATCCATGTTGCGATGAGTTCCTAAACCGCCTCGCCTTGTTCGAGGCGGTTTTGTTTACAGCGACAAACCTTTTCTTATCGCGTTGATGCTATCGCTCGAATCTAAATCGCGGCAGAATATAGCGATTATTTACACTCTTGGTTGATTACTCGTGTCCGCCGCCAATTCAATCGAAAAGCCAGTCGAAGTCGTCCCCTATCAGCGCCGTTATGCCCGTGCGGTGAGTGAACTCTTTCATCAGTGCGTGCATCAAATACAACATGAGCGTTATAACGCCGCGCAGCTTAAGGCTTGGTCGCAGGCACCCCGTTCGAGTCAACATTGGCATTTACGCTTAAGTCGTTCCCAAGCATGGATTATTTTGGTGACAGATGCCGCGGGCTTATCTAAGATTTGTGCAGGTTTTATCAATGTCGAAACGGATTTTCACCATAGAGGATATATAGATAGCCTCTATATTGATCCCGATTGGCAACGGCAGGGGCTGGGGGAGCGAGCTTATCGACAGCTAGAACTGTGGGCGAGGGAGCAGGGGTATAGTCAATTGAGTGCCGATGCGTCTTATCTTTCCCGCGGGCTGTTTATTAAACTCGGATTTGTCCAACAGCAGCGCAGCTATCAACAAAAACTGGGCCAGGTATTGCCGAGTTTTTATATGACTAAAAAACTGTAACTGAATGGGAATACACTGCTTATGTGCCCATTGGTCATGATTAACCCATAGGAGTGGACTCCAATGCAGATACGCTTATTTTCACCTCCGGACGTGGCACAGGTGGCGGCGGTATTTAACGCCAGTGTGATGGAGGGCGCGCAGGAATATTACTCGCTTACCGAACGTTTAGCTTGGGCGCAAAATCAGGGTGAGGCGCGCAGTGACGCCTACTGGCTGGCTAAGTTAGAAGACACCACCACTTGGGTGGCGCAGGAAGGCAGCAAGTTGGTTGGCTTTACCAACTTAAGGCTCTGTCCCGATGAAGAGCTCAATTGTATGGTCGGCGAAGTCGATTGTCTGTTTGTCCACCCAGAATATAGCCGTGCCGGGGTTGCTACGCATTTGTATTTAGCCCTGCTCGAAGAGGCCAAAAGCCGTAACCTTAAAAGGCTTACCGTAGAGGCTTCCTATCAGGCGCGTCCTTTCTTTGAGAAACAGGGTTTTAATTGCATTCGCCGTAATGAACTACGTCGCTATCTCACCGCCGAAGATAAACAAAACGACAGGGCACAGGTGTTAGTGAACTTTAGTTTGATTATGTCTTTGTCATAGGTTCGCGCTCGAAAGACTGCTCTCCTTTGGCTACACGCAGAGTAATAAAAAAACCGCCTCGTTTCCTTGGCGGTTTTTTTATTGGTCACAATATTCATCAGGCTAAGTCAAACACTAGGGCGGTGACATAGCCGCCAGCGGCACTAAATCGAACCGCTTCTTCGGCGGTGATATGTGCGCCATCCCCAGGGGTGAGCACTTGGTCATTGACCTTAAGCGTACCTTCCACCAGTTGCACATAGAGCTGACGCTGTGGCTTAAGCTGCGGCATATGCACTTGCTCTTGCGGTGCCAGCATGAGGCGATACAAGGTTGCATCCTGCTGTACTTTCAAGGTGCCATTTTCACCCGTTGGGGTGACCACGGCGGTCAGCGCCGAGGTTTGCTCGAAGGCCTTTTGCTGATAACCCGCATCAATGCCTAAGGTGTCTGGCTGGATCCAGATCTGCAAAAAGTGCAGAGACTCAGTGTTTGATGCATTAAACTCGCTATGATAAATCCCTTTACCAGCAGACATTAACTGAAACTCACCCGCTGGTAAGGTCTTAACATTACCGAAGCTATCCTTATGGGCAATGGTGCCTGAAATCACATAACTGATGATTTCCATATCTTTATGGCCATGGGTTTCAAACCCTGCGCCCGGCGCGACTCTGTCATCATTAATGACTCGTAGGGAAGACACGCCCATATGCTGTGGATCGTAGTAACTTGCAAACGAGAAGGTATGTTGGCTCTTTAACCAGCCTAAATCAGCCTGCCCACGGTCCTGCGCTTTACGTAAACGGATCATCATTTCCTCCTTATTTTAAGCGTGCGGCTAACAGGTTGTCGGCACTGAGTTTACCCGCACCTGACACGGCCAGAGACACAGTAGCAGCTAACAGGGCTAAACCAAATTCATAACCGTTATTGCTGAGGAACAGACCGTTACCAATGTGGACCGAGAAAATCGCGACCATCATAGTAAAGGACAATACCAGTGCCGTTGGGCGAGTCAGTAAACCGATAATGATCAGCAAGCCACCAAAGAATTCGCTCGAGCCCGCCATCAGCGCCATTAAGTAGCCAGGGGTTAAGCCGATGGAGGCCATCCATTGTCCTGTGCCTTCCAGGCCGTAGCCACCAAACCAGCCGAAGAGCTTTTGCGAGCCGTGGGCCATGAGGATGATCCCGATAGGAATACGCAGGGCCAATGGGGCGAAACTTGGGGCAGAGGTTAGTAATTTTGTGATAAGTGCTTTCATGGGATGTTCCTTAATTCAAATTTTTTAACTATGTCGTTAATGGGTTAGTCGGTGGAGGCTTAGCGTTAATCTCTCCATTGGTTTACAGTCTAGACTTGACCTGATGGAAAGAAAATCGGAACCTTTTCAAGGTTTATTTCAAAAAATTTGAACAAGAGGTGGCTATGTTACCTGTGATGAGTCTAGATGGCTTGATAGTGCTCGATGCTATTGATAAAAAAGGAAGTTTTTCGGCTGCGGCCGATTCCTTATTCCGGGTGCCATCGGCGCTGACCTACACAGTGCAGAAATTAGAGAGCGACTTAGGGGTAAAATTATTTGAACGTAAGGGCCAGCGCGCGGAACTGACCTTAGTTGGCCAGCTAGTATTACGCCAAGGGCGGGAGATTTTAGCCGCCACCGC encodes the following:
- a CDS encoding GNAT family N-acetyltransferase, whose amino-acid sequence is MDIKMLMPIEFELVESAPLFHELLNLRDAAGHPSIGVEIGEGHPLQPLYWVSIRVTGEQEKNSPSIIATSCVYGGKANHLAIEDFIVLPEYRHLGLASIMLERVMTFVDEHATLGTCVSINVHGEEERLCSDYGFVYSPCANLGPNMRKMYL
- a CDS encoding DUF3820 family protein, with translation MDQQQLIDAVNQVMPFGKYAGRRLLELPEPYLVWFHQQGFPKGKLGEQLALIYEVKLNGLEGMLKPLLK
- a CDS encoding GNAT family N-acetyltransferase; the protein is MSAANSIEKPVEVVPYQRRYARAVSELFHQCVHQIQHERYNAAQLKAWSQAPRSSQHWHLRLSRSQAWIILVTDAAGLSKICAGFINVETDFHHRGYIDSLYIDPDWQRQGLGERAYRQLELWAREQGYSQLSADASYLSRGLFIKLGFVQQQRSYQQKLGQVLPSFYMTKKL
- a CDS encoding GNAT family N-acetyltransferase, with protein sequence MQIRLFSPPDVAQVAAVFNASVMEGAQEYYSLTERLAWAQNQGEARSDAYWLAKLEDTTTWVAQEGSKLVGFTNLRLCPDEELNCMVGEVDCLFVHPEYSRAGVATHLYLALLEEAKSRNLKRLTVEASYQARPFFEKQGFNCIRRNELRRYLTAEDKQNDRAQVLVNFSLIMSLS
- a CDS encoding pirin family protein — protein: MIRLRKAQDRGQADLGWLKSQHTFSFASYYDPQHMGVSSLRVINDDRVAPGAGFETHGHKDMEIISYVISGTIAHKDSFGNVKTLPAGEFQLMSAGKGIYHSEFNASNTESLHFLQIWIQPDTLGIDAGYQQKAFEQTSALTAVVTPTGENGTLKVQQDATLYRLMLAPQEQVHMPQLKPQRQLYVQLVEGTLKVNDQVLTPGDGAHITAEEAVRFSAAGGYVTALVFDLA
- a CDS encoding DoxX family protein: MKALITKLLTSAPSFAPLALRIPIGIILMAHGSQKLFGWFGGYGLEGTGQWMASIGLTPGYLMALMAGSSEFFGGLLIIIGLLTRPTALVLSFTMMVAIFSVHIGNGLFLSNNGYEFGLALLAATVSLAVSGAGKLSADNLLAARLK